The following proteins are encoded in a genomic region of Streptomyces sp. NBC_01723:
- a CDS encoding DUF4129 domain-containing protein: MSPAGGVLTETSHIAVRTLSRTGDSLVRSLSRSGDEPPVTIPRDPAREAAERELSKGMYHENDPSWFQRALDTFWEWIDELFARASTATPGGTLGLVVVVLAVAAVLGALWWRLGTPRRGPASAPALFDDRPRSAAEHRAAAQAHAAQGHWNQAVQERMRAVVRALEERALLDIRPGRTADEAATEAGRALPAQSDRLRAAARDFDDVTYGGRLGTEQAYRRLTELDHDLDRSKPHLAGSTPGSSGSGTDTRRGAAG, encoded by the coding sequence GTGAGCCCAGCGGGGGGAGTTCTCACAGAGACGTCGCACATCGCCGTACGCACGCTGTCGCGCACCGGCGACAGCCTCGTACGGTCGCTGTCGCGCTCCGGCGACGAACCGCCGGTGACGATTCCGCGCGACCCCGCGCGGGAGGCCGCTGAGCGCGAGCTGTCCAAGGGCATGTACCACGAGAACGACCCCAGCTGGTTCCAACGGGCCCTGGACACCTTCTGGGAATGGATCGACGAGCTGTTCGCCAGGGCGTCCACGGCGACGCCCGGAGGAACGCTCGGCCTGGTCGTCGTCGTCCTGGCCGTCGCAGCGGTACTGGGCGCCCTCTGGTGGCGCCTGGGCACCCCACGCCGCGGGCCGGCCTCCGCCCCCGCCCTGTTCGACGACCGCCCCCGCAGCGCCGCCGAGCACCGCGCCGCCGCCCAGGCACACGCCGCCCAGGGCCACTGGAACCAGGCCGTCCAGGAGCGCATGCGGGCCGTCGTCCGCGCCTTGGAGGAACGCGCCCTGCTCGACATCCGGCCCGGCCGCACCGCCGACGAGGCGGCCACCGAGGCCGGCCGCGCCCTGCCCGCCCAAAGCGACCGACTGCGGGCCGCCGCCCGGGACTTCGACGACGTCACGTACGGCGGCCGCCTGGGCACCGAGCAGGCGTACCGGCGCCTCACCGAACTCGACCACGACCTGGACCGCAGCAAGCCGCACCTGGCGGGCAGCACGCCCGGTAGCAGCGGGAGCGGCACGGACACCCGCCGGGGAGCCGCCGGATGA
- the mtrB gene encoding MtrAB system histidine kinase MtrB, whose amino-acid sequence MTRDSAASAPGSEARAGRPVGPPPAGSRFGRLLKGGLLHGGVQGSPVIRLFIRWVRRPLLPVMRLWRRNIQLKVVVTTLLMSLGVVLLLGFVVIGQVRNGLLDAKVKASQSQATGGFTAAKQKAEEAAGADGDDTNPADGRPSQNVIQWMSELVKSLSSGGQGAFDVVTLPMGGESGSGRGPRASGSVDWAVSVPEALRERIDGDTAAAQSYTRIVYNSDQGSQPGLVIGKQVNDPNGEPYQLYYLFPLTQEEKSLSLVRGTLATAGLFVVVLLGAIAWLVVRQVVTPVRMAASIAERLSAGRLQERMKVTGEDDIARLGEAFNKMAQNLQLKISQLEDLSRMQRRFVSDVSHELRTPLTTVRMAADVIHDARVDFDPVTARSAELLADQLDRFETLLADLLEISRFDAGAAALEAEPIDLREVVRRVVSGAEPLAERKGTPIRVVGDQQPVVAEADARRVERVLRNLVVNAVEHGEGRDVVVKLAAAGGAVAVGVRDYGVGLKPGEATRVFSRFWRADPARARTTGGTGLGLSIALEDARLHGGWLQAWGEPGGGSQFRLTLPRTADEPLRGSPIPLEPADSRRNRGLHDAGLDDNATPRGADNKAAGVPAQASAGQTSQVPARGPIPSRSAMAAPTADPTALPGNGARVVPRPAPPGARRQDGGPAEADGSQGTRSEDPSRQGEASRGR is encoded by the coding sequence ATGACCAGGGACAGTGCCGCTTCGGCGCCCGGGTCCGAGGCCCGCGCCGGACGGCCTGTCGGCCCCCCGCCCGCCGGTTCGCGCTTCGGCCGCCTGCTGAAGGGCGGGCTCCTGCACGGCGGGGTGCAGGGCAGCCCGGTGATCCGGCTGTTCATACGCTGGGTGCGGCGTCCGCTGCTGCCCGTCATGCGGCTGTGGCGGCGCAACATCCAGCTCAAGGTCGTCGTCACCACGCTGCTGATGTCGCTGGGTGTGGTGCTCCTGCTCGGCTTCGTGGTGATCGGACAGGTCCGCAACGGACTGCTGGACGCCAAGGTGAAGGCGTCCCAGAGCCAGGCCACCGGCGGTTTCACGGCGGCCAAGCAGAAGGCGGAGGAGGCGGCGGGCGCCGACGGCGACGACACCAACCCCGCGGACGGCCGGCCCTCGCAGAACGTCATCCAGTGGATGAGTGAACTGGTGAAGTCGCTCTCCAGCGGCGGCCAGGGCGCCTTCGACGTGGTCACGCTCCCCATGGGCGGCGAGAGCGGCAGCGGACGCGGCCCGCGTGCCTCCGGATCGGTCGACTGGGCGGTCAGCGTCCCGGAGGCCCTGCGGGAGCGGATCGACGGCGACACCGCTGCGGCCCAGAGCTACACCCGGATCGTCTACAACTCCGACCAGGGCTCCCAGCCCGGGCTGGTCATCGGCAAGCAGGTCAACGACCCCAACGGCGAGCCGTACCAGCTGTACTACCTCTTCCCGCTCACCCAGGAGGAGAAGTCCCTCAGCCTCGTCAGAGGCACGCTCGCGACGGCCGGGCTCTTCGTCGTCGTACTGCTCGGTGCCATCGCCTGGCTCGTCGTGCGCCAGGTCGTCACACCCGTACGGATGGCCGCCAGCATCGCCGAGCGGTTGTCCGCGGGGCGGCTCCAGGAACGTATGAAGGTCACCGGAGAGGACGACATCGCGCGGCTCGGCGAGGCCTTCAACAAGATGGCGCAGAACCTCCAGCTCAAGATCAGCCAGCTGGAGGACCTGTCGCGGATGCAGCGGCGGTTCGTGTCCGACGTGTCGCACGAGCTGCGTACGCCGCTGACGACCGTACGGATGGCCGCCGACGTCATCCACGACGCGCGCGTGGACTTCGACCCGGTCACCGCGCGGTCGGCGGAACTGCTCGCCGACCAGCTGGACCGGTTCGAGACGCTGCTCGCGGACCTGCTGGAGATCAGCCGCTTCGACGCGGGCGCCGCCGCCCTGGAGGCCGAGCCGATAGACCTCAGGGAGGTCGTACGGCGGGTCGTCAGCGGTGCGGAGCCGCTCGCCGAGCGCAAGGGCACGCCGATCCGCGTGGTCGGCGACCAGCAGCCCGTCGTCGCGGAGGCGGACGCCCGGCGTGTCGAGCGGGTGCTGCGCAACCTCGTCGTCAACGCCGTCGAGCACGGCGAGGGGCGGGACGTCGTCGTCAAGCTCGCCGCGGCCGGCGGCGCGGTCGCCGTCGGAGTGCGCGACTACGGCGTCGGGCTCAAGCCGGGCGAGGCCACGCGGGTGTTCAGCCGCTTCTGGCGGGCCGACCCGGCACGCGCGCGTACCACCGGCGGTACGGGGCTGGGACTGTCGATCGCCCTGGAGGACGCGCGGCTGCACGGCGGCTGGCTCCAGGCCTGGGGCGAACCGGGCGGCGGCTCGCAGTTCCGGCTGACGCTGCCCAGGACCGCGGACGAGCCGTTGCGGGGCTCACCGATACCGCTGGAGCCGGCGGACTCGCGGCGCAACCGCGGACTCCACGACGCCGGTCTCGACGACAACGCCACCCCGCGCGGTGCGGACAACAAGGCGGCGGGTGTCCCGGCGCAGGCGTCGGCCGGACAGACGTCCCAGGTGCCCGCGCGGGGCCCGATACCGTCGAGGTCGGCCATGGCGGCCCCCACGGCCGACCCGACGGCCCTTCCGGGCAACGGGGCGCGCGTGGTGCCGAGGCCCGCGCCGCCGGGCGCCCGGAGACAGGACGGCGGTCCCGCGGAGGCGGACGGCAGTCAGGGCACCCGGTCGGAGGATCCGAGCAGGCAAGGGGAGGCATCTCGTGGGCGCTGA
- the mtrA gene encoding two-component system response regulator MtrA, giving the protein MMSFMKGRVLVVDDDTALAEMLGIVLRGEGFEPSFVADGDKALAAFRETKPDLVLLDLMLPGRDGIEVCRLIRAESGVPIVMLTAKSDTVDVVVGLESGADDYIVKPFKPKELVARIRARLRRSEEPAPEQLAIGDLVIDVAGHSVKREGQSIALTPLEFDLLVALARKPWQVFTREVLLEQVWGYRHAADTRLVNVHVQRLRSKVEKDPEKPEIVVTVRGVGYKAGPS; this is encoded by the coding sequence ATGATGTCGTTTATGAAGGGACGAGTCCTTGTCGTCGACGACGACACCGCACTGGCCGAGATGCTCGGCATTGTGCTGCGTGGTGAGGGTTTTGAGCCATCTTTCGTAGCCGACGGCGACAAGGCGCTGGCCGCCTTCCGGGAGACCAAGCCCGATCTGGTGCTGCTCGACCTGATGCTGCCCGGTCGGGACGGCATCGAGGTGTGCCGCCTGATCAGGGCGGAGTCGGGTGTGCCGATCGTGATGCTGACGGCGAAGAGTGACACCGTCGACGTCGTGGTCGGTCTCGAGTCGGGCGCCGACGACTACATCGTGAAGCCGTTCAAGCCCAAGGAGCTGGTGGCCCGTATCCGGGCGCGGCTCAGGAGGTCGGAGGAACCGGCACCGGAGCAGCTCGCCATAGGCGACCTGGTCATCGACGTGGCCGGTCACTCCGTGAAGCGCGAGGGGCAGTCGATCGCGCTGACGCCGCTGGAGTTCGACCTGCTGGTGGCGCTGGCCCGCAAGCCGTGGCAGGTGTTCACGCGCGAGGTGCTCCTCGAGCAGGTCTGGGGCTACCGGCACGCCGCCGACACCCGGCTGGTCAACGTGCATGTGCAGCGGCTGCGCTCCAAGGTCGAGAAGGACCCGGAGAAGCCGGAGATCGTGGTGACCGTTCGCGGCGTCGGCTACAAGGCCGGGCCGAGCTGA
- a CDS encoding glycerophosphoryl diester phosphodiesterase membrane domain-containing protein, whose protein sequence is MNDTPGWASPGSAPSDGREPGASGPAEPADRPVGPDQPADQPGAEPTSPGTKWSKEQPPPGQWSAPTGPGDQGQGQTPPPPPPGPGWGAPPPGPPGGGYGGPGGYGGQGGGYGAPGGHGGWGGGWGGPPPAAKPGVIPLRPLGVGEILDGAVSTMRTYWRTVLGISLTVAVFTEIIVVLLQGLVLDNTGTEALNDPDASLSELGDALTETTINSGVVFLISLIGTVLATALLTTVTSRAVLGRPVTAGEAWRDARPQVLKLFGLIILLLLIVAGIVVVGMAPGLLVAATAGDEAGVALTVLGVIAGGVVAVWLMVRFSLASPALMLEKQGIKKAMSRSVKLVRGSWWRVFGIQLLATIIANVVASIIVIPFAFLAAALGGDGVSGFLEGTGDLGWTFLIVSGIGSVIGSMITFPITAGVAVLLYIDQRIRREALDLELARAAGTQGSGAPGAVPGS, encoded by the coding sequence ATGAACGACACTCCGGGCTGGGCCTCGCCCGGATCCGCCCCGTCCGACGGGCGGGAGCCTGGCGCGTCCGGCCCCGCCGAGCCCGCCGACCGGCCCGTCGGTCCCGATCAGCCCGCGGACCAGCCGGGCGCGGAACCGACGAGTCCCGGCACGAAGTGGTCCAAGGAGCAGCCGCCCCCCGGCCAGTGGTCCGCCCCCACCGGCCCCGGCGACCAGGGGCAGGGGCAGACCCCGCCTCCGCCGCCCCCCGGCCCTGGCTGGGGCGCCCCGCCCCCCGGACCTCCCGGCGGCGGCTACGGAGGCCCCGGTGGCTACGGCGGCCAGGGCGGCGGCTACGGCGCCCCCGGTGGACACGGTGGCTGGGGAGGCGGCTGGGGCGGCCCGCCGCCCGCGGCCAAACCCGGCGTGATCCCGCTCCGCCCGCTCGGTGTCGGCGAGATCCTCGACGGCGCGGTCTCCACGATGCGCACCTACTGGCGCACGGTCCTCGGCATCTCCCTGACCGTCGCCGTCTTCACGGAGATCATCGTCGTGCTGCTCCAGGGCCTCGTCCTGGACAACACCGGCACAGAGGCCCTCAACGACCCCGACGCCTCTCTGAGCGAACTCGGCGACGCCCTCACCGAGACCACGATCAACTCGGGTGTCGTCTTCCTGATCTCCCTGATCGGCACCGTCCTGGCCACCGCGCTGCTGACGACCGTCACCAGCCGTGCCGTGCTCGGCCGTCCGGTGACCGCCGGCGAGGCCTGGCGGGACGCCCGCCCCCAGGTGCTCAAGCTGTTCGGCCTGATCATCCTGCTGCTGCTCATCGTCGCGGGCATCGTCGTCGTCGGCATGGCGCCCGGTCTCCTCGTGGCGGCCACCGCGGGCGACGAGGCCGGCGTGGCCCTGACCGTCCTGGGCGTCATCGCGGGAGGGGTCGTCGCGGTGTGGCTGATGGTCCGCTTCTCGCTGGCGTCCCCCGCGCTGATGCTGGAGAAGCAGGGCATCAAGAAGGCGATGAGCCGCTCCGTGAAACTGGTGCGCGGCTCCTGGTGGCGGGTCTTCGGCATCCAGCTGCTCGCCACGATCATCGCCAACGTCGTCGCGTCGATCATCGTCATCCCGTTCGCCTTCCTCGCCGCCGCCCTCGGCGGCGACGGCGTCAGCGGCTTCCTGGAGGGCACCGGGGACCTCGGCTGGACCTTCCTCATCGTCAGCGGCATCGGCTCGGTGATCGGCTCCATGATCACCTTCCCGATCACTGCGGGCGTCGCCGTACTGCTGTACATCGACCAGCGCATCCGCCGCGAGGCCCTCGACCTCGAACTTGCCCGCGCCGCGGGCACCCAGGGCTCCGGCGCCCCCGGCGCCGTCCCGGGGAGCTGA
- a CDS encoding DUF4350 domain-containing protein, whose product MTTEATIPTTSASPTARQIWSRGRGVALALVLLLAGAVAIAVVRSGDHHGELDPRSADPSGSRAVAELLADRGVSTRVVSTLDDARAATGPDTTLLVAAPDLLTERQQTRLRSAVTGSGGRTVLVAPGGPAVERLVPGVTADPALSFDSTLAPACDLPAARRAGTADTGGLRYSTHIEADACYPSRRLATLLRVPDASAEGTRGDTVVLGARDILVNDRLDDHGNASLALQLLGSRDHLVWYLPSLSDVPDPDDERSFFDLLPSGWLWGTLQLFIAATLAALWRARRLGPLVPEKLPVAIRASETVEGRARLYRKANARDRAAAALRSATRTRLAPLVGVPVSQAHTPESLLPALSAHLHGDGQSLHTLLFGPPPGDDAALIALADQLDALESEVRRP is encoded by the coding sequence ATGACCACCGAGGCCACGATCCCCACCACCTCGGCCTCGCCCACCGCCCGCCAGATCTGGTCGCGCGGCCGGGGCGTCGCCCTCGCACTCGTCCTGCTGCTCGCCGGGGCCGTGGCGATCGCCGTCGTCCGCTCCGGCGACCACCACGGCGAACTCGACCCGCGCTCCGCCGACCCCTCCGGCAGCCGCGCGGTCGCCGAACTCCTCGCCGACCGGGGAGTCTCCACGCGCGTGGTCAGCACCCTGGACGACGCCCGCGCCGCGACCGGCCCGGACACCACCCTGCTGGTCGCCGCCCCCGACCTCCTGACCGAGCGTCAACAGACGCGCCTGCGCTCCGCGGTCACCGGATCCGGCGGCCGCACCGTCCTCGTGGCCCCCGGCGGCCCCGCCGTCGAACGTCTCGTCCCCGGCGTCACCGCCGACCCCGCGCTCAGCTTCGACTCGACGCTGGCCCCCGCCTGCGACCTGCCCGCCGCCCGGCGCGCGGGCACCGCCGACACGGGCGGCCTCCGCTACAGCACCCACATCGAAGCCGACGCCTGCTACCCCAGCCGACGCCTGGCCACGCTGCTGCGCGTCCCCGACGCCTCCGCGGAGGGCACCCGGGGCGACACCGTCGTCCTCGGCGCCCGCGACATCCTCGTCAACGACCGCCTCGACGACCACGGCAACGCCTCGCTCGCCCTGCAACTCCTCGGCTCCCGCGACCATCTGGTCTGGTACCTCCCCTCGCTCTCCGACGTCCCCGACCCGGACGACGAACGCAGCTTCTTCGACCTGCTCCCCTCCGGCTGGCTCTGGGGCACCCTGCAACTGTTCATCGCCGCCACCCTCGCCGCCCTGTGGCGGGCACGCCGGCTCGGCCCCCTGGTGCCCGAGAAACTCCCCGTCGCGATCCGCGCCTCCGAGACCGTCGAAGGCCGCGCCCGCCTCTACCGCAAGGCCAACGCCCGCGACCGCGCGGCCGCCGCTCTTCGCTCCGCCACCCGCACCCGCCTCGCCCCCCTCGTAGGCGTCCCCGTCTCCCAGGCGCACACGCCCGAGTCCCTGCTCCCCGCCCTCTCCGCCCACCTCCACGGCGACGGACAGTCCCTGCACACCCTCCTCTTCGGCCCGCCGCCCGGCGACGACGCGGCCCTGATCGCCCTCGCCGACCAACTCGACGCCCTCGAAAGTGAGGTACGCCGTCCATGA
- a CDS encoding AAA family ATPase, producing the protein MDPTTDNAGQSGDPGSARTALEALRAEIAKAVVGQDAAVTGLVVALLCRGHVLLEGVPGVAKTLLVRALAAATELDTKRVQFTPDLMPSDVTGSLVYDARTAEFSFQPGPAFTNLLLADEINRTPPKTQSSLLEAMEERQVTVDGTPRPLPEPFLVAATQNPVEYEGTYPLPEAQLDRFLLKLTVPLPSRQDEIDVLTRHATGFNPRDLRAAGVRPVTNAADLDAARAEVAKTTVSPEITAYVVDICRATRESPSLTLGVSPRGATALLSTSRAWAWLTGRDYVTPDDVKALALPTLRHRVQLRPEAEMEGVTADSVINAILAHVPVPR; encoded by the coding sequence ATGGACCCGACCACTGACAACGCCGGGCAGAGCGGGGACCCGGGCAGCGCCCGCACCGCCCTCGAAGCCCTGCGCGCCGAGATCGCCAAGGCCGTGGTCGGCCAGGACGCCGCCGTGACCGGTCTCGTCGTCGCGCTCCTGTGCCGCGGCCACGTCCTCCTCGAAGGCGTCCCCGGAGTCGCCAAGACCCTCCTCGTCCGCGCCCTCGCCGCAGCCACCGAACTCGACACCAAGCGCGTCCAGTTCACCCCCGACCTGATGCCGAGCGACGTCACCGGCTCCCTGGTCTACGACGCCCGCACCGCCGAGTTCTCGTTCCAGCCCGGCCCGGCGTTCACCAACCTGCTCCTCGCCGACGAGATCAACCGCACGCCCCCGAAGACCCAGTCGTCCCTCCTCGAAGCCATGGAGGAGCGCCAGGTCACCGTCGACGGCACCCCCCGACCGCTCCCCGAGCCCTTCCTCGTCGCGGCCACCCAGAACCCCGTCGAGTACGAGGGCACCTACCCCCTCCCGGAAGCCCAGCTGGACCGCTTCCTCCTCAAGCTCACCGTTCCCCTCCCCTCCCGCCAGGACGAGATCGACGTCCTCACCCGGCACGCCACCGGCTTCAACCCGCGCGACCTGCGCGCCGCGGGCGTACGCCCGGTCACGAACGCCGCCGACCTCGACGCCGCCCGCGCCGAGGTCGCCAAGACGACCGTCTCCCCGGAGATCACCGCCTACGTCGTCGACATCTGCCGCGCCACCCGCGAATCGCCGTCCCTCACCCTCGGCGTCTCCCCGCGCGGAGCCACGGCACTGCTCTCGACCTCCCGCGCGTGGGCCTGGCTCACCGGCCGCGACTACGTCACTCCGGACGACGTGAAGGCCCTGGCCCTCCCCACCCTCCGCCACCGCGTCCAGCTCCGCCCGGAGGCCGAGATGGAGGGCGTGACAGCTGACTCCGTCATCAACGCGATCCTCGCTCACGTCCCCGTCCCCCGCTGA
- the mtnA gene encoding S-methyl-5-thioribose-1-phosphate isomerase, with protein MADQDARNGEDKRPTEIPVLRWEEPPEGPVLVLLDQTRLPAEEVELVCTDPAGLVEAISSLAVRGAPLLGVAGAYGVALAAVRGFEVEEAAAALAGARPTAVNLAVGVRRAQDAHREALARTGDTREAAAAALTAARALHQEDAQASARMAAHGLALLDELLPAGGHRVLTHCNSGSLVSGGEGTAFAVALAAHREGRLRRLWVDETRPLLQGARLTAYEAARNDMTYTLLTDSAAGSLFAAGEVDAVLVGADRIAADGSVANKVGSYPLAVLARYHHVPFIVVAPVTTVDPHTPDGAAIEVEQRPGHEVTEFTAPQVPVTGAGGGIPVAPLGTQAYNPAFDVTPPELVTAIVTEEGVVSPVTGEALAELCARSRQVTIS; from the coding sequence ATGGCTGATCAGGACGCGCGAAACGGCGAGGACAAGCGGCCGACCGAGATCCCCGTGCTCCGCTGGGAGGAGCCCCCCGAAGGCCCGGTGCTGGTCCTGCTGGACCAGACCAGGCTGCCGGCCGAGGAGGTCGAGCTGGTCTGCACGGACCCGGCCGGACTCGTCGAGGCGATCAGTTCGCTCGCCGTGCGCGGGGCGCCGCTGCTGGGTGTCGCGGGCGCCTACGGGGTCGCGCTCGCCGCCGTCCGGGGCTTCGAGGTGGAGGAGGCCGCAGCCGCGCTGGCCGGGGCCCGGCCCACCGCGGTGAACCTCGCCGTCGGGGTACGCCGGGCGCAGGACGCTCACCGGGAGGCGCTCGCCAGGACCGGCGACACACGGGAGGCGGCAGCGGCGGCGCTGACGGCGGCACGGGCCCTGCACCAGGAGGACGCCCAGGCCAGCGCGCGGATGGCCGCCCACGGACTGGCCCTGCTGGACGAGTTGCTGCCCGCCGGCGGACACCGCGTTCTCACGCACTGCAACTCCGGCTCGCTGGTGTCGGGCGGGGAGGGCACGGCCTTCGCGGTGGCGCTCGCGGCGCACCGGGAGGGGCGGCTGCGACGCCTGTGGGTGGACGAAACGCGTCCCTTGCTGCAAGGTGCTCGCCTGACGGCATACGAGGCGGCCCGCAACGACATGACGTACACCCTGCTCACCGACAGTGCGGCGGGTTCGCTGTTCGCGGCGGGCGAGGTGGACGCCGTGCTGGTCGGCGCGGACCGTATCGCGGCCGACGGATCGGTGGCGAACAAGGTGGGGAGCTATCCGCTCGCGGTGCTCGCGCGCTACCACCACGTACCGTTCATCGTGGTGGCGCCGGTCACGACGGTGGATCCGCACACGCCGGACGGGGCCGCCATCGAGGTGGAACAGCGTCCCGGACATGAAGTGACCGAGTTCACAGCGCCTCAGGTGCCGGTGACGGGAGCGGGAGGCGGGATTCCGGTGGCACCCCTGGGGACCCAGGCGTACAACCCGGCGTTCGACGTGACTCCGCCCGAGCTGGTGACGGCGATCGTCACCGAGGAAGGCGTGGTTTCGCCCGTGACCGGCGAGGCCCTCGCCGAGCTGTGTGCCAGGTCACGCCAGGTAACGATTAGCTAA
- a CDS encoding DUF58 domain-containing protein, which produces MALTGRAALIAALGSVPIGIWDPSWTGILAVNAPLAAACACDFALAAPVRRLRLTRSGDTSVRLGDTADVTLTVTNASTRPLRARLRDAWPPSSWQPGTEVAASRHTLTVPAGERRRTTTRLRPTRRGDRHADRVTIRSYGPLGLFTRQGTHRVPWTVRVLPPFTSRKHLPSKLSRLRELDGRTSVLTRGQGTEFDSLREYVPGDDTRSIDWRATARQSTVAVRTWRPERDRHILLALDTGRTSAGRVGDAPRLDATMDAALLLAALASRAGDRVDLLAYDRRVRALVQGRTAGDVLPSLVNTMANLEPELVETDARGLTATALRSAPRRSLIVLFTTLDAAPIEEGLLPVLPRLTQRHTVLLASVADPHVAGMAKARGHTDAVYEAAAAAQSQAERRRTADQLRRHGVRVVDATPDDLPPALADAYLELKAAGRL; this is translated from the coding sequence ATGGCACTCACCGGACGCGCCGCGCTCATCGCGGCCCTGGGCTCCGTCCCGATCGGCATCTGGGACCCCAGCTGGACGGGCATCCTCGCGGTCAACGCGCCGCTCGCCGCCGCCTGCGCCTGCGACTTCGCGCTGGCCGCCCCCGTACGACGCCTGCGCCTCACTCGTTCCGGCGACACATCCGTACGCCTGGGTGACACCGCGGACGTCACGTTGACGGTCACCAACGCGTCCACGCGCCCGCTCAGAGCCCGACTCCGCGACGCCTGGCCGCCGAGCAGCTGGCAACCCGGCACCGAGGTGGCGGCCTCACGCCACACCCTGACGGTGCCGGCCGGTGAACGCCGACGCACTACCACCCGCCTACGGCCCACCCGTCGCGGCGACCGCCACGCGGACCGCGTCACGATCCGGTCGTACGGCCCCCTGGGCCTCTTCACCCGCCAGGGCACCCACCGGGTCCCCTGGACCGTGCGCGTGCTCCCCCCGTTCACCAGCCGCAAGCACCTCCCCTCCAAGCTGTCCCGCCTCCGCGAGCTGGACGGCCGCACCAGCGTGCTCACCCGCGGCCAGGGCACGGAGTTCGACAGCCTGCGCGAGTACGTTCCCGGCGACGACACCCGCTCCATCGACTGGCGAGCGACAGCCCGGCAGTCCACCGTCGCCGTACGCACCTGGCGCCCCGAACGCGACCGCCACATCCTGCTCGCCCTGGACACCGGCCGCACCTCCGCCGGCCGCGTGGGCGACGCCCCCCGCCTCGACGCCACCATGGACGCCGCTCTGCTCCTGGCGGCCCTGGCCTCCCGCGCCGGGGACCGGGTCGACCTCCTCGCGTACGACCGCCGGGTGCGCGCCCTCGTTCAGGGCCGGACCGCGGGCGACGTGCTCCCCTCCCTGGTCAACACCATGGCGAACCTGGAACCCGAGCTCGTGGAGACCGACGCCCGCGGCCTCACCGCCACCGCACTCCGCTCGGCCCCGCGCCGCTCGTTGATCGTCCTCTTCACCACTCTCGACGCGGCGCCGATCGAGGAAGGGCTCCTCCCGGTCCTGCCGCGACTGACACAGCGCCACACGGTCCTCCTGGCCTCGGTGGCAGATCCGCACGTCGCGGGGATGGCGAAGGCCCGCGGCCACACGGACGCCGTGTACGAGGCCGCCGCGGCCGCACAGTCCCAGGCCGAACGCCGTCGCACGGCGGACCAGCTCCGTCGACACGGCGTCAGGGTCGTCGACGCCACCCCGGACGACCTGCCGCCGGCACTCGCAGACGCCTATCTGGAACTGAAGGCGGCCGGACGCCTGTAA
- a CDS encoding stage II sporulation protein M, whose amino-acid sequence MDLDVFVSAHRAEWDRLDALLRRRRRLTGAETDELVTLYQRTATHLSLIQSSAPDPQLTGRLSQLVARARSAVTGTRRASWRDVTRFLTRQFPAAVYRARHWWVPTALLSTAVAALLGWWIGTHPEVQSTIAAPAELREMTRPGGQYETYYSSHPAASFAAQVWTNNAWAAALCLILGVFLGLPVIWILFQNMLNLGVGFGLMSSAGRLDTFLGLVLPHGLLELTAVFVAAGTGLRLGWTLIDPGPRSRRIALAEEGRAAIGMAIGLALVLFISGAIEGFVTPSGLPTWARITIGVVAELAFLAYVYVLGRRAVREGDTGDVEEAERSATVPTAA is encoded by the coding sequence ATGGACCTCGACGTCTTCGTCTCCGCCCACCGCGCGGAATGGGATCGCCTCGACGCCCTGCTCCGGCGCCGGCGCCGACTCACCGGTGCCGAGACCGACGAACTCGTCACCCTCTATCAGCGCACCGCCACCCACCTCTCCCTGATCCAGTCCAGCGCGCCCGACCCCCAGCTGACCGGACGCCTGAGCCAATTGGTGGCACGCGCGCGTAGCGCCGTGACCGGCACCCGCCGAGCCTCCTGGCGCGACGTCACACGCTTCCTCACCCGGCAGTTCCCGGCCGCCGTCTACCGGGCCCGGCACTGGTGGGTCCCCACGGCACTCCTGTCAACCGCCGTGGCGGCTCTCCTCGGCTGGTGGATCGGCACGCACCCCGAAGTTCAGTCGACCATCGCGGCGCCCGCCGAACTGCGCGAGATGACCCGCCCGGGCGGTCAGTACGAGACGTACTACTCGAGCCACCCCGCGGCCTCCTTCGCCGCACAGGTCTGGACGAACAACGCGTGGGCCGCCGCGCTCTGCCTGATCCTGGGCGTCTTCCTGGGCCTGCCCGTCATCTGGATCCTGTTCCAGAACATGCTGAACCTCGGAGTCGGATTCGGTCTGATGTCGTCGGCCGGGCGCCTCGACACCTTCTTGGGCCTCGTACTGCCCCACGGCCTGCTCGAACTGACGGCGGTCTTCGTGGCCGCGGGCACCGGACTCCGCCTCGGCTGGACCCTGATCGACCCGGGACCCCGCAGCCGGCGCATCGCCCTGGCGGAAGAGGGCCGAGCCGCCATCGGCATGGCCATCGGACTCGCCCTGGTCCTCTTCATCTCCGGCGCCATCGAAGGCTTCGTCACCCCGTCCGGCCTGCCCACCTGGGCCCGCATCACCATCGGCGTCGTCGCCGAGCTGGCCTTCCTCGCCTACGTCTATGTCCTGGGCCGTCGTGCGGTACGCGAAGGCGACACGGGCGACGTGGAGGAGGCCGAGCGCAGCGCCACGGTGCCCACGGCCGCCTGA